Proteins co-encoded in one Vampirovibrio chlorellavorus genomic window:
- a CDS encoding ABC transporter permease — protein sequence MLKKQPNTPELNLIRQMYQRLYRDRVAFVSLLVLVGLYLMVALADFLAPYSESRFDRSLAKAPPTPVYMLDEAGGLSWPYVFRYEKRYNPATFTQEFTPILSEKYPIRLFPTAEPYRLFGLIPGTIRLFGVDAPAQISLLGNDINGRDVFSRMLYGGQISLTIGFLSLFVVFPIGMIYGGLAGYFGGKVDDLMMRVAEIVMSIPSFFLLIGLAAILPPGLPSTQRFALVVLILAFIGWAGLSRVIRGMVLSIKNEEFVESSRAIGMNPFTIIVRHILPQTTSYLMVALTLSVPGYILAESGLSFLGLGIQQPDASWGNMLKEAQDISNIIERPWMLMPGFLIFLAVLAFNVVGDAVRDILDPKSRLARK from the coding sequence ATGCTGAAAAAACAGCCCAACACCCCCGAACTGAACCTAATCCGCCAGATGTACCAGCGGCTGTACCGGGATCGGGTGGCCTTTGTCTCCCTGCTGGTGCTGGTTGGCCTGTACCTGATGGTGGCCCTGGCCGATTTTTTGGCCCCCTACAGCGAATCACGTTTTGATCGCAGTCTGGCCAAAGCCCCGCCCACCCCGGTCTATATGCTGGATGAAGCCGGTGGGCTGAGCTGGCCGTATGTGTTTCGCTACGAAAAACGCTACAACCCGGCCACCTTTACCCAGGAATTTACCCCCATCCTGAGCGAGAAATACCCCATTCGCCTGTTTCCAACGGCGGAACCCTATCGCCTGTTCGGCCTGATTCCCGGCACGATACGCCTGTTCGGGGTGGACGCCCCGGCCCAGATTTCCCTGCTGGGCAACGACATCAACGGTCGAGACGTGTTTTCCCGCATGTTGTACGGCGGGCAAATTTCACTGACCATCGGCTTCCTCAGCCTCTTTGTGGTGTTTCCCATTGGCATGATTTACGGCGGACTGGCCGGTTACTTCGGCGGCAAGGTGGATGATTTAATGATGCGCGTCGCTGAAATTGTGATGTCCATTCCCAGTTTTTTCCTGCTGATTGGTTTGGCGGCCATTTTGCCGCCCGGCCTGCCCAGTACCCAGCGCTTTGCCCTGGTGGTACTGATTTTGGCCTTCATCGGCTGGGCCGGACTCAGTCGGGTCATTCGGGGCATGGTGCTGTCCATTAAGAACGAAGAGTTCGTGGAATCCAGCCGGGCCATTGGCATGAACCCCTTTACCATTATTGTGCGGCATATCTTGCCCCAAACCACCAGCTACCTGATGGTGGCCCTGACCCTCAGCGTGCCGGGCTACATTCTGGCCGAATCGGGCCTCAGCTTTTTGGGGCTGGGCATTCAACAACCGGATGCCAGCTGGGGCAACATGCTGAAAGAGGCTCAGGACATTAGCAACATTATTGAACGCCCCTGGATGTTAATGCCAGGTTTCCTGATTTTTCTGGCGGTACTGGCCTTTAACGTGGTGGGCGACGCCGTGCGGGATATTCTGGACCCCAAGTCCCGCCTGGCCCGCAAGTAA
- a CDS encoding ABC transporter permease, with the protein MSIPQYILKRLLAAIPTLLIISMIAFFMMRYDFTVGPINIPTPGGSWHIMDAVRVKNPINPLAGIETNPQISEAAKAQQRHMMGLDQPMYIQYWRWLTNFFAFHPEALKSGNLAGFFTPSLGKTFANEDVLELLLQRGWNTVQLNLVVFFFSWLVALPLGIFAALHWRSYTDRAMTVLASVGMSFPGFLLALLMAVFAVKTGWFPLGGIQSENYPSMNILEKLWDRALHLALPATVLIVGSLSSIQRQMRGNLLDVLAAEYVRTARAKGLPEHVVIYKHAVRTALNPLITMLGYEFSSLLGGAILIETVLGFPGLGQLAYKAVLETDTNLVMSTIILSAVMLVLGNLMADILLKFADPRIEL; encoded by the coding sequence ATGTCCATTCCACAGTACATTCTAAAACGACTGCTGGCAGCCATTCCCACCCTGCTGATCATCTCCATGATAGCCTTTTTCATGATGCGCTACGACTTTACGGTAGGCCCCATCAACATCCCCACCCCGGGAGGATCATGGCATATTATGGACGCCGTGCGGGTTAAAAACCCCATTAACCCGCTGGCCGGCATCGAAACCAACCCACAAATCTCGGAGGCCGCCAAGGCCCAGCAGCGGCACATGATGGGGCTGGATCAACCCATGTACATCCAGTACTGGCGCTGGCTGACCAACTTTTTCGCCTTCCACCCGGAAGCCCTGAAAAGCGGCAATCTGGCCGGATTTTTCACCCCCAGCCTGGGAAAAACCTTTGCCAATGAGGACGTGCTGGAGCTATTGCTTCAACGGGGCTGGAATACCGTGCAACTCAATCTGGTGGTCTTTTTCTTCTCCTGGCTGGTGGCCCTGCCCCTCGGCATTTTTGCCGCCCTGCACTGGCGCTCTTACACCGATCGGGCCATGACCGTGCTGGCCTCGGTGGGCATGTCCTTCCCCGGCTTTTTACTGGCCTTGCTCATGGCCGTTTTCGCCGTGAAAACCGGCTGGTTTCCCCTGGGCGGCATTCAAAGCGAAAATTACCCCAGCATGAACATTCTGGAAAAACTCTGGGATCGGGCCCTGCACCTGGCCCTGCCTGCCACCGTGCTGATTGTGGGCTCCCTGTCCAGCATTCAACGGCAAATGCGGGGGAACCTGCTGGATGTGCTGGCCGCCGAATACGTGCGTACCGCCCGGGCCAAAGGCCTGCCAGAGCATGTGGTCATCTACAAGCACGCCGTACGCACCGCCCTCAACCCGCTCATCACCATGCTGGGCTACGAGTTTTCCTCCCTGCTGGGTGGGGCCATCCTCATTGAAACCGTGCTGGGCTTTCCCGGGCTGGGGCAACTGGCCTACAAAGCGGTGCTGGAAACCGATACCAATCTGGTCATGTCCACCATCATCCTGTCCGCGGTTATGCTGGTGCTGGGCAACCTGATGGCCGATATTCTGTTGAAGTTTGCCGACCCCCGGATTGAACTGTAA
- a CDS encoding GNAT family N-acetyltransferase, whose translation MSKVLQMLRFRPSESPEAFVKAQALRTTVFIEEQGIPPELEWDEFDADALHWLFMQAESGQAVATARILSYQEACQARPVAKIGRVAVSQACRGQGIGEKLMRELLTFAQAEGYQQAILDAQTRAVPFYERLGFVKEGFEFMEAGIPHYRMRLVF comes from the coding sequence ATGAGCAAGGTTTTACAGATGCTACGATTCCGTCCGTCGGAGTCTCCGGAAGCCTTTGTGAAGGCTCAGGCCTTACGAACCACCGTATTTATCGAAGAACAGGGGATTCCGCCGGAGTTGGAATGGGATGAATTTGACGCCGATGCCTTGCATTGGCTGTTCATGCAGGCAGAGTCCGGTCAAGCCGTGGCCACGGCCCGCATACTTTCTTATCAGGAGGCTTGTCAGGCCCGTCCGGTGGCTAAAATTGGACGGGTGGCTGTCAGTCAGGCTTGCCGGGGGCAAGGCATCGGCGAAAAACTGATGCGGGAGCTGCTGACCTTTGCCCAGGCGGAAGGTTATCAGCAGGCCATTTTAGATGCCCAGACCCGGGCAGTGCCTTTCTATGAGCGTCTGGGCTTTGTGAAAGAGGGCTTTGAGTTTATGGAAGCGGGCATTCCCCATTACCGCATGCGTCTGGTTTTTTGA
- a CDS encoding CoA-binding protein: MSNYIAEFPKYRKWAVVGVSEDRAKYGNKIYRDMRDAGYTVFAVHPKLQTVEGDPCYASVRALPEIPDVVDLVVPPAASLQVVEDCLAAGIKRIWFQPGSESDEAVQKAKDGGMEVVHDACIMIQKQAWV, translated from the coding sequence ATGTCCAACTATATCGCTGAATTTCCCAAGTACCGCAAATGGGCCGTGGTCGGGGTGTCCGAGGATCGGGCCAAATATGGCAACAAGATTTACCGGGACATGCGCGACGCTGGCTACACCGTGTTTGCCGTGCATCCCAAGCTGCAAACCGTGGAAGGCGATCCTTGCTACGCTTCCGTGAGGGCGTTGCCTGAAATCCCCGATGTGGTGGATTTGGTGGTGCCCCCTGCGGCCAGCTTGCAAGTGGTGGAAGACTGCCTGGCGGCGGGCATCAAGCGCATCTGGTTCCAGCCCGGCTCCGAGTCCGATGAGGCCGTGCAAAAGGCCAAGGATGGCGGCATGGAAGTGGTGCATGACGCTTGCATCATGATCCAGAAACAGGCTTGGGTCTGA